A region from the Mycobacterium heidelbergense genome encodes:
- the regX gene encoding two-component sensory transduction protein RegX yields MTSVLIVEDEESLADPLAFLLRKEGFEATVVTDGPAALAEFDRAGADIVLLDLMLPGMSGTDVCKQLRSRSGVPVIMVTARDSEIDKVVGLELGADDYVTKPYSARELIARIRAVLRRGGDDDSEISDGVLESGPVRMDVERHVVSVNGDTITLPLKEFDLLEYLMRNSGRVLTRGQLIDRVWGADYVGDTKTLDVHVKRLRSKIEADPANPVHLVTVRGLGYKLEG; encoded by the coding sequence ATGACCAGTGTGCTGATCGTGGAGGACGAGGAGTCGCTGGCCGATCCGCTGGCGTTCCTGTTGCGCAAGGAGGGCTTTGAGGCCACGGTGGTGACCGACGGCCCGGCGGCGCTCGCCGAGTTCGATCGCGCCGGCGCCGACATCGTGCTGCTCGACCTGATGCTGCCGGGCATGTCGGGCACCGACGTGTGCAAGCAGCTGCGTTCCCGGTCCGGCGTGCCGGTGATCATGGTGACCGCCCGCGACAGCGAGATCGACAAGGTGGTCGGCCTCGAGCTCGGCGCGGATGACTATGTCACCAAACCCTATTCGGCGCGTGAGCTGATCGCCCGGATCAGGGCGGTGCTGCGCCGGGGCGGCGACGACGACTCCGAAATCAGCGACGGCGTGCTCGAGTCGGGCCCGGTCCGGATGGATGTCGAGCGGCACGTCGTCTCGGTCAACGGTGACACGATCACGTTGCCGCTCAAGGAATTCGACCTGCTGGAATACCTGATGCGCAACAGCGGGCGGGTGCTGACCCGCGGGCAGCTGATCGATCGGGTGTGGGGCGCCGACTACGTCGGTGACACCAAGACGCTCGACGTCCACGTCAAGCGCCTGCGGTCGAAGATCGAAGCCGACCCGGCCAACCCGGTGCACCTGGTGACGGTGCGGGGGCTGGGCTACAAGCTCGAAGGCTAG
- a CDS encoding sensor histidine kinase — MTVFSALLLAGVLSVLALAVGVVVGVRLAPRAVQRRQQSSTEWTGITVAQMLQRIVALMPLGVAVVDSHRDVVYLNDRARELGLVRDRQLDNQAWQAAQQALSGVDVEFDLRPAKRAAGRSGLSVHGQARLLSEEDRRFAVVFVHDQSDYARMEATRRDFVANVSHELKTPVGAMALLAEALLASADDSETVRRFAEKVLVEANRLGDMVAELIELSRLQGAERLPNVTDVDVDIVVSEAISRHKVAADNADIEVRTDAPSGLRVLGDETLLVTALANLVSNAIAYSPPGSPVSISRRRRGDNIEIAVTDRGIGIALEDQERVFERFFRGDKARSRATGGSGLGLAIVKHVAANHNGSIGVWSKPGTGSTFTLSIPAYTNSDEQPEQPRGREVRPNRSQREEELSR; from the coding sequence GTGACTGTGTTCTCGGCGCTGTTGCTGGCCGGGGTCTTGTCCGTGCTGGCATTGGCCGTAGGCGTGGTGGTCGGTGTTCGGCTGGCGCCGCGGGCGGTTCAACGCCGCCAGCAATCGTCCACCGAGTGGACGGGGATAACCGTCGCGCAGATGCTGCAACGCATCGTCGCGCTGATGCCGCTGGGTGTCGCGGTGGTGGATTCGCATCGCGACGTCGTGTACCTCAACGACCGGGCCAGGGAGTTGGGCCTGGTGCGCGATCGTCAGCTCGACAACCAGGCGTGGCAGGCCGCGCAGCAGGCGCTCAGCGGCGTCGACGTCGAGTTCGACCTGCGGCCGGCCAAACGCGCGGCGGGCCGGTCCGGGCTGTCGGTGCACGGGCAGGCGCGGCTGCTGAGCGAAGAAGACCGCCGGTTCGCCGTGGTGTTCGTCCACGACCAGTCCGACTACGCGCGGATGGAGGCGACCAGGCGCGATTTCGTGGCCAACGTCAGCCACGAGCTCAAGACCCCGGTCGGCGCCATGGCCCTGCTCGCCGAGGCCCTGCTGGCGTCCGCGGATGACTCCGAGACGGTTCGCCGGTTCGCCGAGAAGGTGCTTGTCGAGGCCAACCGGCTGGGCGACATGGTCGCCGAGCTGATCGAGCTGTCCCGGCTGCAGGGCGCGGAGCGGTTGCCCAACGTGACCGACGTTGACGTCGACATCGTTGTGTCCGAGGCGATTTCACGCCACAAGGTGGCCGCCGACAACGCCGATATCGAGGTTCGCACCGACGCGCCAAGCGGCCTGCGGGTGCTGGGCGATGAAACGCTGCTGGTGACCGCCCTGGCCAACCTGGTCTCGAATGCGATCGCCTATTCGCCCCCGGGTTCGCCGGTGTCGATCAGCCGCCGCCGCCGGGGCGACAACATCGAGATCGCGGTGACCGACCGCGGCATCGGGATCGCCCTGGAAGACCAGGAGCGGGTCTTCGAGCGGTTCTTCCGCGGGGACAAGGCGCGTTCGCGCGCCACCGGCGGCAGCGGCTTAGGGCTTGCCATCGTCAAACACGTTGCGGCCAACCACAATGGCAGCATCGGCGTGTGGAGCAAGCCGGGAACCGGGTCGACGTTCACCCTGTCCATTCCGGCCTACACAAACAGTGACGAGCAACCCGAGCAACCGCGGGGTCGTGAGGTGCGGCCCAACAGGTCACAACGAGAGGAAGAACTAAGTCGATGA
- a CDS encoding phosphoglyceromutase, whose protein sequence is MGDTATLVLLRHGESDWNASNQFTGWVDVGLTERGRTEAVRSGELMAEHGLLPDVLYTSLLRRAITTAHLALDTADRLWIPVRRSWRLNERHYGALQGLNKAETQERYGEEQFMAWRRSYDTPPPPIEKGSEFSQDTDPRYANIGGGPLTECLADVVVRFLPYFTDVIVPDLRAGKTVLIVAHGNSLRALVKHLDRMSDEEIVGLNIPTGIPLRYDLDADLRPALPGGTYLDPEAAAAGAAAVASQGRA, encoded by the coding sequence ATGGGAGACACTGCCACGCTGGTGCTGCTCCGCCACGGCGAGAGCGACTGGAACGCAAGCAACCAGTTCACCGGCTGGGTGGACGTCGGGCTGACCGAGAGGGGCCGGACCGAAGCCGTTCGAAGCGGCGAGCTGATGGCCGAACACGGCCTGTTGCCCGACGTGCTCTACACCTCGCTGCTGCGACGCGCGATCACCACCGCACACCTGGCGCTGGACACCGCGGACCGGCTGTGGATTCCGGTGCGGCGCAGCTGGCGGCTCAACGAACGCCACTACGGCGCGCTGCAGGGTCTGAACAAGGCCGAGACGCAGGAGCGCTACGGCGAGGAGCAGTTCATGGCCTGGCGGCGCAGCTACGACACGCCGCCGCCGCCGATCGAGAAGGGCAGCGAGTTCAGCCAGGACACCGACCCCCGCTACGCCAACATCGGCGGTGGCCCGCTGACCGAATGCCTGGCCGATGTGGTGGTCCGATTCCTGCCGTACTTCACCGACGTCATCGTCCCCGATTTGCGGGCCGGCAAGACGGTGCTGATCGTCGCGCACGGCAACTCGCTGCGCGCCCTGGTCAAGCACCTGGACCGGATGTCCGACGAAGAGATCGTCGGGTTGAACATCCCGACCGGCATTCCGTTGCGCTACGACCTGGACGCCGACCTGCGGCCGGCGCTGCCGGGCGGCACCTATCTCGACCCGGAGGCCGCCGCGGCCGGTGCCGCCGCGGTTGCCAGCCAAGGACGCGCGTAG
- a CDS encoding type III secretion system chaperone family protein — protein sequence MNSTVQAVIERALRASELTYSEFPGAHGGPPGLVVELPGERKLKTNTILIVGEHSVRVEAFVCRKPDENHEGVYRFLLKRNRRLYGVAYTLDNVGDIYLVGHMSLASVDADEIDRVLGQVLEAVDSDFNTLLELGFRSSIQKEWDWRVSRGESLKNLQAFAHLIDGDEGDDAEGVRD from the coding sequence ATGAATTCGACCGTGCAGGCCGTGATCGAGCGCGCGCTGCGGGCCAGCGAGCTGACCTACTCGGAATTCCCCGGGGCGCACGGCGGCCCGCCGGGGTTGGTGGTGGAACTGCCGGGCGAGCGCAAGCTCAAGACCAACACGATCCTGATCGTCGGCGAGCACTCGGTGCGCGTCGAGGCGTTCGTGTGCCGCAAGCCCGACGAGAACCACGAGGGCGTCTACCGGTTCCTGCTCAAGCGCAATCGCCGGCTCTACGGGGTCGCTTACACGCTGGACAACGTCGGCGACATCTACCTGGTGGGCCACATGTCGCTGGCGTCGGTCGACGCCGACGAGATCGACCGGGTGCTCGGGCAGGTGCTCGAAGCGGTGGACTCGGACTTTAATACGTTGCTGGAGTTGGGCTTTCGCTCATCGATTCAAAAGGAGTGGGACTGGCGGGTATCCCGCGGGGAGTCGCTGAAGAACCTGCAGGCGTTCGCCCACCTGATCGACGGCGACGAAGGCGACGACGCGGAGGGCGTGAGAGACTAA
- the mshA gene encoding D-inositol-3-phosphate glycosyltransferase: MRHDELVRDVIRLSGPRRVAVLAVHTSPLAQPGTGDAGGMNVYVLQTALHLARRGIEVEIFTRATASADPPVVRVAPGVLVRNVVAGPFEGLDKYDLPTQLCAFAAGVLRAEASHEPGYYDIVHSHYWLSGQVGWLARDRWAVPLVHTAHTLAAVKNAALAAGDAPEPPLRTVGEQQVVDEADRLIVNTDDEARQLISIHHADPARIDVVHPGVDLDVFRPGDRRAARAALGLPLEEDLVAFVGRIQPLKAPDIVLRAAAKLPGVRIVVAGGPSGSGLASPDGLVGLADELGIADRVTFLPPQSRDDLATLFRAVDLVAVPSYSESFGLVAVEAQACGTPVVAAAVGGLPVAVRDGISGALVSGHDVGDWADALDRLLRLGPPHAEAMGRAAAAHAAGFSWENTTDALLASYRRAIGDFTAERQRRGVPMPDRASMRKPRRWAPRRGVGA, translated from the coding sequence GTGCGGCACGACGAGCTTGTCCGGGACGTCATCCGGCTGAGTGGCCCCCGCCGGGTAGCGGTGTTGGCGGTGCACACCTCACCGCTGGCGCAGCCGGGGACCGGCGACGCCGGCGGCATGAACGTCTACGTGCTGCAGACCGCGTTGCATCTGGCCCGGCGGGGCATCGAGGTGGAGATCTTCACCCGGGCCACCGCGTCGGCCGATCCGCCGGTCGTCCGGGTCGCGCCGGGCGTGCTGGTGCGCAACGTGGTGGCGGGGCCGTTCGAGGGCCTGGACAAATACGATCTGCCCACCCAGCTGTGCGCCTTCGCGGCCGGGGTGCTGCGCGCCGAGGCGTCCCACGAGCCGGGGTACTACGACATCGTGCACTCCCACTACTGGCTGTCCGGGCAGGTCGGCTGGCTGGCCCGCGACCGGTGGGCGGTGCCGCTGGTGCATACCGCGCACACGCTCGCGGCGGTCAAGAACGCGGCCCTGGCCGCCGGGGACGCGCCCGAGCCGCCGCTGCGCACGGTCGGGGAGCAGCAGGTCGTCGACGAGGCGGACCGGCTGATCGTCAACACCGACGACGAAGCCAGACAATTGATCTCGATCCACCACGCCGATCCGGCGCGGATCGACGTGGTCCATCCCGGCGTGGACCTGGACGTGTTCCGCCCGGGCGACCGCCGGGCGGCCCGGGCCGCGCTGGGGCTCCCGCTCGAGGAAGACCTGGTGGCGTTCGTCGGACGGATCCAGCCGCTGAAGGCCCCCGACATCGTGCTGCGCGCCGCGGCGAAATTGCCCGGGGTGCGCATCGTGGTGGCCGGCGGCCCGTCGGGCAGCGGTCTGGCTTCCCCGGACGGACTGGTCGGGCTCGCGGACGAACTCGGCATCGCCGACCGGGTGACGTTCCTGCCGCCGCAGTCCCGCGACGACCTGGCCACCCTGTTCCGGGCCGTTGATCTCGTTGCCGTGCCGAGCTATTCGGAGTCGTTCGGCCTGGTCGCCGTCGAGGCGCAGGCGTGCGGCACGCCCGTGGTGGCGGCCGCGGTGGGCGGCCTGCCGGTGGCGGTGCGCGACGGGATCTCCGGCGCCCTGGTGTCCGGGCACGACGTCGGCGACTGGGCGGACGCCCTCGATCGGCTGCTGCGGCTGGGCCCGCCGCACGCGGAGGCGATGGGCCGCGCCGCCGCCGCGCACGCGGCCGGCTTCTCCTGGGAGAACACCACCGACGCGCTGCTGGCCAGCTATCGACGGGCGATCGGCGACTTCACCGCCGAGCGTCAGCGCCGGGGCGTCCCGATGCCGGACCGGGCGTCGATGCGCAAGCCCCGTCGCTGGGCGCCGCGTCGCGGGGTGGGCGCATGA
- a CDS encoding ROK family protein codes for MRSTTLTHSHHSLTRKNHLRLHRQILPPALYISDSAAASVFRAVRLRGPVGRDVIAGVTSLSIATVNRQVIALLDAGLLRERADLAVSGAIGRPRVPVEINHEPFVTLGIHVGARTTSIVATDLFGRTLDTVETPTPLSPAGPALASLAESASRYLRRWHRRRPLWVGVAIGGTVDSATGHVDHPRLGWRQAPVGPVLADALGLPVSVASHVDAMAGAELLLGLRRFAPSSPTSLYVYARETVGYALVIGGRVHCPASGPGTIASLPAYSEPLGGTGQLESAVSDEAVLAAARRLKILPGVAPVAPATRAGGSATAMTDLLRVARAGNQQAKDLLAERARVLGEAVALLRDMLNPDELVVGGQAFTEYPEAMERVEAAFAARSVLAPRDIRVTAFGNRVQEAGAGTVSLGGLYSDPLGAMRRAGALDSRLRDVADADESSA; via the coding sequence GTGCGCTCGACTACCCTCACCCATAGCCATCATTCGCTCACCCGCAAAAACCACCTGCGGTTGCACCGCCAGATCCTGCCGCCGGCGTTGTACATCTCCGACTCGGCGGCGGCCTCCGTCTTCCGGGCCGTCCGATTGCGCGGCCCGGTCGGCCGTGACGTCATCGCCGGCGTCACCTCGCTGAGCATCGCCACGGTCAACCGCCAGGTCATCGCGCTGCTCGACGCCGGACTCCTGCGCGAGCGCGCCGACCTGGCCGTCTCCGGGGCCATCGGCCGCCCGCGGGTGCCGGTGGAGATCAACCACGAACCGTTCGTGACGCTGGGCATCCACGTCGGCGCGCGAACCACCAGCATCGTGGCCACCGACCTGTTCGGCCGCACGCTGGACACGGTCGAGACCCCGACACCGCTCAGTCCCGCCGGGCCCGCGCTCGCGTCGCTGGCCGAGAGCGCCAGCCGGTACCTGAGGCGCTGGCACCGGCGCCGCCCGCTGTGGGTCGGGGTGGCGATCGGCGGCACCGTCGACAGCGCCACCGGCCACGTCGACCACCCGAGGCTGGGCTGGCGGCAGGCGCCGGTCGGGCCCGTGCTGGCCGACGCGCTGGGCCTGCCGGTGTCGGTGGCCTCGCACGTCGACGCCATGGCCGGCGCCGAGCTGCTGCTGGGGCTGCGGCGGTTCGCGCCGAGCTCGCCGACCAGCCTGTACGTCTACGCCCGCGAGACCGTGGGCTACGCCCTGGTGATCGGCGGACGGGTGCACTGCCCGGCCAGCGGGCCGGGCACCATCGCGTCCCTGCCCGCATACTCCGAGCCGCTCGGCGGCACCGGGCAGCTGGAGTCCGCCGTCAGCGACGAAGCGGTCCTGGCCGCGGCGCGCCGGCTCAAGATCCTTCCCGGCGTCGCGCCCGTCGCCCCGGCGACTCGCGCCGGCGGGTCGGCAACCGCCATGACCGACCTGCTGCGGGTGGCGCGGGCCGGCAACCAGCAGGCCAAGGACCTGCTGGCCGAGCGGGCCCGGGTGCTCGGGGAGGCGGTCGCGCTGCTGCGCGACATGCTCAACCCCGACGAGCTGGTGGTCGGCGGCCAGGCCTTCACCGAATACCCCGAGGCGATGGAACGGGTGGAGGCGGCCTTCGCCGCACGCTCGGTCCTGGCGCCGCGCGACATCCGCGTCACCGCCTTCGGCAACCGGGTGCAGGAGGCGGGCGCGGGGACCGTGTCGCTGGGCGGGTTGTATTCCGACCCGCTGGGCGCGATGCGCCGCGCCGGCGCGCTGGACTCCCGGCTGCGCGACGTCGCTGATGCCGACGAGTCGTCCGCTTAA
- a CDS encoding SDR family NAD(P)-dependent oxidoreductase has protein sequence MNAAGGRQRVAVVTGASSGIGEATAKILAAQGFHVVAVARRADRINALADEIGGTAIVADVTDAGAVEALADEVGRVDVLVNNAGGARGLEPVAEADVEHWRWMWETNVMGTLRVTRALLPKLVDSGDGLIVTVTSIAALEVYDGGAGYTAAKHAQGALHRTLRGELLGKPVRLTEIAPGAVETEFSLVRFGGDQRRADAVYTGITPLVAADVAEVIGFVASRPSHVDLDLIVIKPRDQASASRFNRRG, from the coding sequence GTGAATGCAGCAGGGGGGCGCCAACGGGTCGCGGTCGTCACCGGCGCCAGCTCCGGTATCGGCGAGGCTACCGCCAAAATACTTGCGGCACAAGGCTTTCACGTGGTCGCGGTGGCGCGGCGGGCGGACCGGATCAACGCGCTGGCCGACGAGATCGGCGGGACCGCCATTGTGGCCGACGTCACAGACGCCGGCGCGGTGGAGGCGCTGGCCGACGAAGTGGGCCGGGTCGACGTGTTGGTCAACAACGCCGGCGGCGCCCGCGGGCTGGAGCCCGTCGCCGAGGCCGACGTCGAGCACTGGCGATGGATGTGGGAGACCAACGTGATGGGCACGCTGCGGGTCACCCGCGCGCTGCTGCCCAAGCTGGTCGACTCCGGCGACGGCCTGATCGTCACCGTCACCTCGATCGCGGCGCTCGAGGTCTACGACGGCGGCGCCGGCTACACGGCGGCCAAACACGCCCAGGGAGCGCTGCACCGCACGCTGCGCGGCGAGCTGTTGGGAAAGCCGGTGCGGCTCACCGAGATTGCCCCGGGCGCGGTCGAAACGGAGTTCTCGCTGGTCCGCTTCGGCGGCGACCAACGGCGCGCGGATGCCGTCTACACCGGCATCACGCCGTTGGTGGCGGCCGACGTCGCCGAGGTGATCGGGTTCGTGGCCTCGCGGCCGTCCCACGTCGACCTGGACCTGATCGTCATCAAGCCGCGCGACCAGGCCAGCGCGTCGCGGTTCAACCGCCGGGGCTAG